In one Pseudomonas sp. SCA2728.1_7 genomic region, the following are encoded:
- a CDS encoding SPOR domain-containing protein, with product MALLDKAYKQRMVGALVLVALAVIFLPMLFSRQDEQRQVTVEAPAAPQAPVVPQVQMETVAVPEPQALPQEPVPTDEEVAEETAPAAPVAPAPAPAAPIMITKPVAPPAVAKPIPAPAQPITASSTKPDTTQSRVDANGLSVSWSVQLASLSSRASAESLQKTLRSQGYNAYIRSADGKNRVFVGPLIERAEADRLRDLLGRQQNLKGFVVRFQPERG from the coding sequence ATGGCTTTGCTGGATAAAGCGTACAAGCAGCGCATGGTTGGCGCTCTGGTGCTGGTTGCGCTGGCGGTGATCTTCCTGCCGATGCTGTTTTCCCGTCAGGACGAGCAGCGTCAGGTAACTGTCGAAGCGCCGGCCGCTCCGCAAGCGCCTGTCGTGCCGCAAGTGCAAATGGAAACGGTGGCTGTTCCCGAGCCGCAAGCCTTGCCGCAAGAACCTGTGCCGACGGATGAAGAAGTCGCAGAAGAAACTGCGCCTGCTGCACCCGTTGCTCCGGCACCGGCACCGGCGGCGCCCATTATGATCACCAAGCCTGTTGCGCCGCCCGCGGTGGCCAAGCCGATTCCGGCACCTGCTCAGCCGATCACTGCGTCCTCGACCAAGCCAGACACCACGCAAAGCCGCGTCGATGCCAACGGTCTGTCGGTGAGCTGGTCGGTGCAACTGGCCAGTCTGTCGAGCCGCGCCAGCGCCGAGAGTCTGCAGAAAACCCTGCGCAGCCAAGGCTATAACGCCTATATCCGTTCGGCCGATGGCAAGAATCGGGTGTTTGTCGGTCCGCTGATCGAGCGTGCCGAAGCCGATCGTCTGCGTGATCTGTTGGGTCGTCAGCAGAACCTCAAGGGTTTTGTTGTGCGCTTCCAGCCTGAGCGCGGCTAA
- the purF gene encoding amidophosphoribosyltransferase codes for MCGIVGIVGKSNVNQALYDALTVLQHRGQDAAGIVTSHDGRLFLRKDNGLVRDVFQQRHMQRLVGHMGIGHVRYPTAGSSTSAEAQPFYVNSPYGITLAHNGNLTNVEQLAKEIYESDLRHVNTSSDSEVLLNVFAHELAQRGKLQPTEEDVFAAVTDVHNRCVGGYAVVAMVTGYGIVGFRDPHGIRPIVFGQRHTDEGVEYMIASESVSLDVLGFTLIRDLAPGEAVYITEDGKLHTRQCATNPSLTPCIFEHVYLARPDSIIDGVSVYKARLRMGEKLAEKILRERPEHDIDVVIPIPDTSRTAALELANHLGVKFREGFVKNRYIGRTFIMPGQAARKKSVRQKLNAIELEFRGKNVMLVDDSIVRGTTCKQIIQMAREAGAKNVYFCSAAPAVRFPNVYGIDMPSAHELIAHNRSTQDVADLIGADWLIYQDLPDLIEAVGGGKIKIENFDCAVFDGKYVTGDVDEAYLNKIEQARNDSSKIKTQAVSAIIDLYNN; via the coding sequence ATGTGTGGCATCGTCGGTATCGTCGGTAAGTCGAACGTCAATCAGGCGCTGTATGACGCGCTAACCGTGCTCCAGCACCGCGGCCAGGACGCTGCCGGTATCGTCACCAGCCATGATGGCCGGTTGTTCCTGCGCAAGGACAATGGCCTGGTGCGTGACGTGTTTCAGCAGCGTCACATGCAGCGTCTGGTCGGCCACATGGGTATCGGCCACGTCCGTTATCCGACCGCGGGCAGCTCGACTTCGGCCGAAGCCCAGCCGTTTTACGTCAACTCGCCTTACGGCATCACCCTGGCGCACAACGGTAACCTGACCAACGTTGAACAGTTGGCCAAAGAGATCTACGAATCCGATCTGCGTCACGTCAACACCAGTTCCGATTCGGAAGTGCTGCTCAACGTGTTCGCCCACGAGCTGGCCCAGCGCGGCAAGCTGCAGCCGACGGAAGAAGACGTGTTTGCCGCCGTGACCGACGTGCACAACCGTTGTGTCGGTGGTTACGCCGTTGTGGCGATGGTGACCGGTTACGGCATCGTCGGTTTCCGTGACCCGCACGGCATCCGTCCGATCGTGTTCGGCCAGCGTCACACCGACGAAGGCGTCGAGTACATGATCGCCTCGGAAAGCGTTTCGCTGGACGTGCTCGGTTTCACCCTGATTCGCGACCTGGCCCCGGGCGAAGCGGTCTACATCACTGAAGACGGCAAGCTGCACACCCGTCAGTGCGCGACCAACCCGTCTCTGACCCCGTGCATTTTCGAACACGTCTACCTGGCGCGTCCGGATTCGATCATCGACGGCGTGTCGGTCTACAAGGCCCGTCTGCGCATGGGTGAGAAACTCGCCGAGAAGATCCTGCGCGAGCGTCCAGAGCACGACATTGACGTGGTTATCCCGATTCCGGACACCAGCCGCACTGCGGCACTGGAGCTGGCCAACCACTTGGGCGTGAAATTCCGCGAAGGTTTCGTCAAGAACCGTTACATCGGTCGTACCTTCATCATGCCTGGCCAGGCCGCGCGCAAGAAATCGGTACGCCAGAAGCTCAACGCCATCGAGCTGGAATTCCGCGGCAAGAACGTGATGCTGGTCGACGACTCGATCGTGCGCGGCACCACCTGCAAGCAGATCATCCAGATGGCCCGTGAAGCCGGCGCGAAAAACGTCTACTTCTGCTCGGCTGCTCCGGCGGTTCGCTTCCCGAACGTCTACGGCATCGATATGCCGAGCGCGCACGAACTGATCGCACACAACCGTTCGACTCAGGACGTGGCGGATCTGATCGGCGCTGACTGGCTGATCTATCAGGACTTGCCTGACTTGATCGAAGCGGTCGGTGGCGGCAAGATCAAGATCGAGAACTTCGATTGTGCGGTGTTCGACGGCAAGTACGTCACCGGCGACGTCGACGAGGCGTACCTGAACAAGATCGAACAGGCGCGTAACGACTCCTCGAAGATCAAGACCCAAGCGGTCAGTGCGATCATCGATCTGTACAACAACTGA
- a CDS encoding O-succinylhomoserine sulfhydrylase, translating to MSQEWDAGRLDSDLEGVAFDTLAVRAGQHRTPEGEHGDPMFFTSSYVFRTAADAAARFAGEVPGNVYSRYTNPTVRAFEERIAALESAEQAVATATGMAAIMAVVMSLCSAGDHVLVSRSVFGSTISLFEKYFKRFGVEVDYVPLADLSAWDAAIKTNTKLLFVESPSNPLAELVDIAALAEIAHAKGAMLVVDNCFCTPALQQPLKMGADIVVHSATKFIDGQGRCMGGVVAGRSEQMKEIVGFLRTAGPTLSPFNAWIFLKGLETLNLRMKAHCANAQELAEWLEQQDGIEKVHYAGLKSHPQHELAQRQQKGFGAVVSFEVKGGKEGAWRFIDATRLISITANLGDSKTTITHPSTTSHGRLAPQEREAAGIRDSLIRIAVGLEDVADLQADLARGLAAL from the coding sequence ATGAGTCAGGAATGGGATGCCGGTCGGCTGGACAGCGACCTCGAAGGCGTAGCGTTCGACACCCTGGCCGTACGTGCCGGTCAGCACCGTACGCCGGAAGGCGAACACGGTGATCCGATGTTCTTCACTTCCAGCTACGTGTTCCGCACCGCTGCCGACGCGGCCGCGCGGTTTGCTGGCGAAGTGCCGGGCAACGTTTACTCGCGTTACACCAACCCGACCGTGCGCGCGTTCGAAGAGCGCATTGCCGCGCTGGAAAGCGCCGAGCAAGCCGTTGCCACCGCAACCGGCATGGCGGCGATCATGGCGGTGGTGATGAGCCTGTGCAGTGCTGGCGATCACGTGCTGGTTTCGCGCAGCGTATTCGGTTCGACCATCAGCCTGTTCGAGAAGTACTTCAAGCGTTTCGGTGTGGAAGTCGATTACGTGCCCTTGGCTGACCTGTCGGCCTGGGATGCAGCGATCAAGACGAACACCAAATTGCTCTTTGTCGAATCGCCATCCAACCCTCTGGCTGAACTGGTCGATATCGCCGCACTGGCGGAAATCGCTCACGCCAAAGGCGCGATGCTGGTAGTCGACAACTGCTTCTGCACCCCGGCGTTGCAACAGCCGCTGAAAATGGGTGCCGACATCGTCGTGCATTCGGCGACCAAGTTCATCGACGGCCAGGGGCGTTGCATGGGCGGTGTGGTAGCCGGTCGCAGCGAGCAGATGAAAGAAATCGTCGGCTTCCTGCGCACCGCCGGGCCGACCCTGAGCCCGTTCAATGCGTGGATCTTCCTCAAAGGCCTGGAAACTCTGAACCTGCGGATGAAGGCGCACTGCGCGAATGCCCAGGAGCTGGCCGAATGGCTGGAGCAGCAGGACGGTATCGAGAAAGTCCATTACGCCGGTCTCAAGAGCCATCCGCAGCACGAACTGGCCCAACGTCAGCAGAAGGGCTTCGGCGCGGTAGTGAGTTTCGAGGTCAAGGGCGGCAAAGAGGGCGCGTGGCGCTTCATCGATGCCACTCGCCTGATTTCGATCACCGCTAACCTCGGTGACAGCAAAACCACGATCACCCATCCGAGCACCACTTCCCATGGCCGTCTGGCGCCGCAGGAGCGTGAGGCAGCGGGTATTCGCGACAGCCTGATCCGCATCGCCGTCGGTCTGGAGGACGTTGCTGACCTGCAAGCCGACCTGGCGCGCGGTCTGGCAGCGCTGTGA
- a CDS encoding SDR family oxidoreductase: MIELSTPKAGTHGRVALVTGAARGIGLGIAAWLISEGWQVVLTDLDRARGSKVAKVLGENAWFIAMDVADEGQVALGVAEVLGQFGRLDALVCNAAVADPHNITLESLDLAYWNRVLAVNLSGPMLLAKHCAPYLRAHNGSIVNLASTRARQSEADSEAYAASKGGLLALTHALAISLGPEIRVNAVSPGWIDARDPSARRAEPLADADHAQHPAGRVGTVEDVAAMVAWLLSRNAGFVTGQEFVVDGGMTKKMIYSE, from the coding sequence GTGATCGAGTTGTCCACTCCGAAAGCCGGTACCCATGGCCGCGTTGCGCTGGTCACGGGTGCCGCGCGCGGTATCGGTCTGGGGATCGCGGCGTGGCTGATCAGCGAAGGCTGGCAAGTGGTGCTGACCGATCTGGATCGTGCGCGCGGTTCGAAAGTGGCGAAGGTACTGGGCGAAAACGCCTGGTTCATCGCCATGGATGTTGCCGATGAGGGCCAGGTAGCGCTCGGTGTTGCTGAAGTGCTGGGGCAGTTTGGTCGCCTCGATGCGCTGGTGTGCAACGCGGCGGTCGCCGATCCGCACAACATCACTCTGGAAAGCCTCGATCTGGCGTACTGGAATCGTGTGCTGGCGGTAAACCTCAGTGGGCCGATGCTGTTGGCCAAACACTGTGCGCCGTACCTGCGCGCGCATAACGGGTCGATCGTCAATCTGGCCTCGACCCGTGCACGGCAGTCGGAGGCGGACTCCGAGGCGTATGCGGCGAGCAAGGGCGGCTTGTTGGCGCTGACGCATGCGCTGGCAATCAGTCTGGGGCCGGAGATTCGCGTCAATGCAGTCAGCCCGGGCTGGATCGATGCGCGGGATCCTTCTGCGCGTCGAGCCGAGCCACTGGCTGACGCCGATCATGCTCAGCATCCTGCGGGCAGGGTAGGGACGGTGGAAGACGTGGCAGCGATGGTCGCCTGGTTGCTGTCGAGGAATGCCGGGTTTGTCACCGGGCAGGAATTCGTCGTCGACGGCGGCATGACGAAAAAGATGATCTATAGCGAGTAG
- the accD gene encoding acetyl-CoA carboxylase, carboxyltransferase subunit beta has product MSNWLVDKLIPSIMRSEVKKSSVPEGLWHKCPSCEAVLYRPELEKTLDVCPKCNHHMRIGARARIDIFLDAEGRNELGADLEPVDRLKFRDGKKYKDRLTAAQKQTGEKDALISVSGTLLGMPVVVSAFEFAFMGGSMGAIVGERFVRAANYALENRCPMICFAASGGARMQEALISLMQMAKTSAVLARLREEGIPFISVLTDPVYGGVSASLAMLGDVIVGEPKALIGFAGPRVIEQTVREKLPEGFQRSEFLLEHGAIDMIIHRQELRPRLGNLLAQMTGKPTPKFVAAPIEPIVVPPVPAGL; this is encoded by the coding sequence ATGAGCAACTGGTTAGTAGACAAACTGATCCCTTCGATCATGCGTTCCGAGGTCAAGAAGAGCTCGGTCCCTGAAGGTCTGTGGCACAAATGCCCGTCTTGCGAGGCGGTGTTGTATCGTCCAGAGCTGGAAAAGACCCTGGACGTTTGCCCTAAATGCAACCACCACATGCGCATCGGCGCACGTGCGCGCATCGACATCTTCCTCGATGCCGAAGGTCGCAACGAACTGGGCGCCGATCTGGAGCCGGTTGACCGTCTGAAATTCCGCGACGGCAAGAAGTACAAGGATCGCCTGACCGCTGCACAGAAACAGACCGGCGAAAAAGATGCGCTGATCTCCGTCAGCGGCACCTTGCTGGGCATGCCCGTAGTGGTTTCGGCCTTTGAGTTCGCCTTCATGGGCGGTTCGATGGGCGCCATCGTCGGTGAGCGCTTCGTGCGCGCCGCCAACTACGCGCTGGAAAATCGCTGCCCGATGATCTGCTTCGCCGCCTCCGGTGGTGCGCGCATGCAGGAGGCGCTGATCTCGCTGATGCAGATGGCCAAGACTTCTGCCGTGCTGGCGCGTCTGCGTGAAGAAGGCATTCCATTCATCTCCGTACTGACCGACCCGGTCTACGGCGGTGTTTCGGCGAGTCTGGCGATGCTTGGCGACGTGATCGTTGGTGAGCCGAAAGCCCTGATCGGCTTCGCTGGCCCGCGCGTTATCGAGCAAACCGTGCGTGAAAAACTGCCGGAAGGCTTCCAGCGCAGTGAATTCCTGCTGGAACACGGCGCGATCGACATGATCATCCACCGTCAGGAACTGCGCCCGCGTCTGGGTAACCTGCTGGCACAGATGACTGGTAAGCCGACGCCGAAATTCGTAGCCGCGCCAATCGAGCCGATCGTGGTTCCACCGGTCCCTGCTGGCCTATGA
- the truA gene encoding tRNA pseudouridine(38-40) synthase TruA — protein MAPDGFYRVALGVEYKGSRYSGWQRQLTGVATVQEELEKALSKVANSPVSLQCAGRTDAGVHACGQVVHFDTTVDRSLKAWVMGANINLPHDISVSWARVMPAHFHARFKAIARRYRYVIYNDQIRPAHLNEEITWNHRPLDVERMAEAARYLIGTHDFSAFRAGQCQAKSPIKKMHHLRVTRHGKMIVLDIRANAFLHHMVRNIAGVLMTIGAGERPVEWMKEVLESRERRSGGVTAHPYGLYLVQVEYHDEFPLPERFIGPHFLTGFSELDG, from the coding sequence ATGGCCCCCGACGGCTTTTACCGCGTCGCGCTGGGCGTTGAGTACAAAGGCTCGCGCTACAGCGGCTGGCAGCGTCAGTTGACGGGTGTGGCGACGGTGCAGGAAGAGCTCGAAAAAGCCCTGTCGAAAGTCGCCAACTCGCCGGTTTCGCTACAGTGCGCCGGGCGCACCGACGCCGGCGTGCATGCCTGCGGACAAGTGGTGCATTTCGATACCACCGTCGATCGTTCGCTGAAAGCCTGGGTCATGGGCGCCAACATCAATCTGCCCCATGACATCAGCGTCAGTTGGGCGCGGGTGATGCCAGCGCATTTTCACGCGCGGTTCAAAGCCATCGCGCGGCGTTATCGCTATGTGATCTACAACGATCAGATCCGCCCGGCGCATCTCAACGAAGAGATCACCTGGAACCACCGTCCGCTGGACGTCGAGCGCATGGCTGAGGCCGCGCGGTACCTGATCGGCACCCACGATTTCAGTGCCTTCCGCGCCGGCCAGTGCCAGGCCAAGTCGCCGATCAAGAAGATGCATCACCTGCGCGTGACCCGCCACGGCAAGATGATCGTGCTCGACATCCGCGCCAATGCGTTTCTGCATCATATGGTGCGCAACATCGCCGGTGTGTTGATGACCATAGGTGCCGGCGAGCGTCCGGTGGAATGGATGAAGGAAGTGCTGGAAAGCCGCGAGCGCCGTTCCGGTGGCGTTACGGCGCATCCGTACGGTCTGTATCTGGTGCAGGTCGAGTACCACGACGAATTCCCGTTGCCCGAGCGTTTTATCGGGCCACATTTCCTTACGGGTTTCTCCGAACTTGACGGCTGA
- a CDS encoding CvpA family protein — protein sequence MPFTWVDWAIVAIIAISALISLSRGFVKEALSLVTWIIAGVVAWMFGGSLSEYLAGYIETPSARVIAGCAIMFVATLIVGAMINYLIGELVRVTGLSGTDRFLGMAFGAARGVLLVVVAVGLLSLGPVQQDGWWKESQLVPKFLLVADWSKNLILGWSSQWLASGISVPADIPFKEQLLPSAKTPQ from the coding sequence GTGCCATTTACCTGGGTTGACTGGGCGATCGTTGCAATCATCGCCATCTCCGCTTTGATCAGTTTGAGCCGCGGCTTCGTCAAGGAAGCATTATCGCTGGTGACCTGGATCATCGCAGGAGTCGTCGCCTGGATGTTCGGTGGCTCATTGTCCGAGTACCTCGCCGGATACATCGAAACCCCATCGGCTCGCGTGATCGCGGGCTGTGCCATCATGTTTGTCGCCACACTGATCGTGGGCGCAATGATCAATTATCTTATCGGCGAGTTGGTTCGCGTCACCGGGTTGTCCGGGACCGATCGATTCCTCGGCATGGCCTTCGGCGCAGCGCGTGGCGTGTTGCTGGTGGTCGTGGCGGTCGGGCTGTTGAGCCTGGGGCCGGTACAGCAGGACGGGTGGTGGAAAGAATCACAGCTCGTACCAAAATTTCTATTGGTCGCTGATTGGTCCAAAAACCTGATTCTCGGGTGGAGCAGTCAGTGGCTTGCCAGCGGAATCAGCGTACCCGCTGATATTCCGTTCAAGGAGCAACTCTTGCCGTCGGCGAAAACGCCTCAGTGA
- a CDS encoding phosphoribosylanthranilate isomerase encodes MSAVRSKICGITRIEDALAAVEAGADAIGFVFYAKSPRAVTVQQARAIIQALPPFVTTVGLFVNASRCELGEILDAVPLDLLQFHGDEVAEDCEGWHRPYIKALRVKAGDDIAAAVDAYPSASGVLLDTYVEGVPGGTGEAFDWSLIPQGLSKPLILAGGLTPENVADAVARVKPYAVDVSGGVEASKGIKDHAKIHAFINAVRKAPY; translated from the coding sequence ATGTCAGCCGTTCGCAGCAAGATCTGCGGGATTACCCGCATAGAAGATGCGCTGGCCGCCGTTGAGGCCGGAGCGGATGCGATCGGGTTCGTGTTCTACGCCAAGAGTCCACGCGCTGTCACCGTGCAGCAGGCGCGGGCGATTATTCAGGCATTGCCGCCGTTCGTGACCACCGTGGGCCTGTTCGTCAACGCCAGTCGCTGCGAGTTGGGGGAAATCCTCGATGCCGTGCCGCTGGATCTGTTGCAGTTCCATGGCGATGAAGTCGCTGAAGACTGCGAAGGCTGGCATCGTCCGTATATCAAGGCGCTGCGGGTCAAGGCCGGTGATGACATTGCGGCGGCGGTCGATGCCTATCCGAGCGCCAGTGGTGTGCTGCTCGACACCTACGTTGAGGGCGTGCCCGGTGGAACCGGTGAGGCGTTTGACTGGTCATTGATTCCGCAAGGTTTGAGCAAACCGTTGATTCTGGCCGGTGGTTTGACCCCGGAGAACGTAGCAGACGCCGTGGCTCGGGTGAAACCGTACGCGGTGGATGTCAGCGGTGGGGTAGAGGCGAGCAAGGGCATCAAGGATCACGCAAAGATTCACGCGTTCATCAACGCGGTACGCAAAGCGCCATATTGA
- the folC gene encoding bifunctional tetrahydrofolate synthase/dihydrofolate synthase, translating to MTERTLGEWLAYLEQLHPSAIDMGLERSQQVASRMGLGQPAPRVITVTGTNGKGSTCAFVASLLRAQGLSVGVYNSPHLLRYNERVQLNGVEATDAQLCEAFAAVEAGRGDTSLTYFEMGTLAAFWLFQQAGLDAVVLEVGLGGRLDTVNVVDADIALVTSIGVDHADYLGDTRESVAFEKAGIFRQGKPALCGDLNPPQPLLDKARELACPFFLRGRDFDLGITDQHWQWRGTDARGQAVELRDLPLLDLPMENAALALQAYLLLGLPWNAQQIVAALQATRVVGRLDRRSFEWNGKRLNLLLDVGHNPHAAEYLARRLASRPPVGKRLAVFGLLADKDLDGVVSELNASVEHWAVAPLDSPRARPVAELNAALQNLGAAVTSYDSVAAALEGQCAVATSDDEILLFGSFYCVAEALEWLARRSTEEAANGFAG from the coding sequence ATGACCGAGCGCACCCTTGGCGAATGGCTCGCCTACCTTGAGCAGTTGCATCCGTCGGCCATCGACATGGGTCTGGAGCGTTCGCAACAGGTAGCGTCCCGCATGGGGCTGGGCCAGCCGGCGCCTCGGGTGATCACGGTCACCGGCACCAACGGCAAGGGTTCGACCTGCGCTTTCGTGGCTTCATTGCTGCGCGCGCAGGGCCTGAGCGTTGGTGTCTACAATTCTCCGCACCTGCTGCGTTACAACGAGCGGGTGCAGCTCAATGGCGTCGAAGCCACTGACGCACAGCTGTGCGAAGCCTTTGCAGCAGTCGAGGCCGGGCGCGGCGACACTTCCCTGACTTACTTCGAAATGGGCACTCTCGCGGCGTTCTGGCTGTTTCAACAGGCCGGGCTTGATGCGGTGGTGCTGGAAGTCGGGCTGGGCGGGCGTCTGGACACGGTCAACGTGGTCGATGCCGATATCGCGCTGGTCACCAGTATTGGCGTCGATCACGCCGATTATCTGGGCGACACCCGCGAATCCGTGGCTTTCGAGAAAGCCGGAATTTTCCGTCAGGGCAAACCTGCCTTGTGCGGCGATCTGAATCCTCCGCAACCGTTGCTCGACAAGGCGCGAGAACTGGCCTGTCCGTTCTTCCTGCGCGGGCGCGACTTCGATCTCGGCATCACTGATCAGCACTGGCAATGGCGTGGCACCGATGCGCGCGGTCAGGCTGTTGAGCTGCGTGACTTGCCGCTGCTCGATCTGCCGATGGAAAACGCCGCGCTGGCGTTGCAGGCGTATCTGCTGCTCGGTTTGCCGTGGAATGCCCAGCAGATCGTCGCTGCGTTGCAGGCCACTCGCGTGGTCGGTCGTCTGGATCGTCGCTCCTTCGAGTGGAACGGCAAGCGCCTGAATCTGTTGCTGGATGTGGGGCATAACCCGCATGCCGCCGAGTATCTGGCCCGCCGTCTGGCCTCGCGACCACCGGTCGGCAAGCGCCTGGCAGTGTTTGGTTTGCTGGCGGACAAGGATCTGGATGGTGTTGTCAGCGAATTGAATGCTAGTGTCGAGCATTGGGCGGTGGCGCCGCTGGATTCGCCGCGCGCACGTCCAGTGGCTGAATTAAACGCTGCCTTGCAGAACCTTGGCGCTGCGGTCACGTCTTACGACAGTGTCGCCGCCGCCCTGGAGGGGCAGTGCGCGGTGGCTACAAGCGACGACGAGATTCTGTTGTTCGGATCATTTTATTGTGTCGCCGAGGCCCTTGAATGGCTGGCCCGGCGCTCCACGGAGGAAGCGGCAAATGGCTTTGCTGGATAA